In the genome of Eggerthella sp. YY7918, one region contains:
- a CDS encoding LytTR family DNA-binding domain-containing protein, which yields MRIAIVDDCAADAEALEEAIVAHLTRRGRPCETEVFSDGSPLFKSDALAYDLVFLDIFLGDENGIDIAERLREEHYPALVVFTTVSADHAVEGFRVRAFHYLMKPYSDDDLAAVLDEALARLATDETMLLAHDGTVPVRVPLSRIRYVQTDGHYLMVDTEVGLLRWRQVFAHLVDMLSSYPQFFTCHRGVMVNLDHVSTLTDDDCFIMDDGKRLSVRRSSRTEARRRYFDRLFTQVGGTK from the coding sequence ATGAGAATCGCGATCGTCGATGACTGCGCCGCCGATGCCGAAGCCCTTGAAGAAGCCATTGTCGCCCACTTAACCCGCCGAGGACGCCCCTGCGAGACCGAAGTATTTTCCGACGGTAGCCCCCTGTTCAAAAGTGATGCGCTGGCGTACGATCTTGTGTTTCTGGACATCTTTCTGGGCGACGAAAACGGCATCGATATCGCCGAGCGACTGCGCGAAGAACACTACCCCGCCCTTGTGGTATTCACAACTGTATCGGCCGACCATGCGGTGGAAGGCTTTCGCGTGCGGGCGTTCCACTACCTTATGAAGCCCTATTCCGATGACGATTTGGCAGCCGTGTTGGACGAAGCGCTTGCGCGGCTTGCCACCGATGAGACTATGCTCCTTGCCCACGACGGCACCGTTCCCGTGCGCGTGCCGCTGTCGCGCATCCGCTACGTGCAAACCGATGGACACTATTTGATGGTGGATACCGAAGTGGGTTTGCTGCGCTGGCGTCAGGTATTCGCGCACCTTGTCGATATGCTGTCGTCGTACCCGCAGTTTTTCACATGCCACCGCGGCGTTATGGTAAATCTCGACCACGTGAGCACGCTCACCGACGACGACTGCTTTATTATGGATGACGGCAAGCGATTATCGGTGCGCCGCTCGTCTCGCACCGAAGCGCGACGACGCTATTTTGACCGATTATTTACCCAGGTCGGCGGTACAAAGTAG
- a CDS encoding sensor histidine kinase: MDGSSVDTYGEFLLKNVPCWLAVFGLMLATLRGQLRPPRRRSIMLAFGAVVAMGLVAAAVTVGFGIIENNVQMVLVLAVFYAVLYATVDVSRRKRLFVLFSGAAVVAFTVLMGDITLTLFTGELPWEVQVCVDVAVSVGLPAALLPLFAGRMRWAVDEVDDSLWRGLWVVPVAFLAAATALYMLRWAVELDTSWAQLTYALAGLFLTALLVVAYASLFATLQKSAENERLRAEAQVAAFQTTRYTALRDRMRESSQARHDFRHKLLVLDALADKGDLEGLRAALAEYDELAAHAPERGTLCANFAVDAVAAHFLGRARAAGINVSCRLDLPERLPVTESDMCMVLANLFENAVEAAERMDGSAGAEADATPHIAVNATVQGTALVLSVENTCEPGEDLPPTEVSAAIGLPSAKRPGMGVGLSSATSLAHKHHGEVRVERQGSTFTAKAVLRG; this comes from the coding sequence ATGGACGGAAGCTCGGTTGACACCTACGGGGAATTCCTGCTGAAAAACGTGCCCTGCTGGCTTGCTGTATTCGGTCTTATGCTGGCGACACTGCGCGGACAACTGCGGCCTCCACGACGACGTTCGATCATGCTTGCATTCGGCGCAGTGGTGGCGATGGGGCTGGTGGCCGCAGCGGTTACCGTTGGGTTCGGCATCATTGAGAACAACGTGCAGATGGTGCTGGTCTTAGCTGTGTTCTATGCCGTACTGTACGCAACCGTAGACGTATCGCGGCGCAAGCGGCTGTTTGTGCTGTTCTCGGGCGCGGCGGTAGTGGCGTTCACCGTACTGATGGGCGATATTACACTTACGCTGTTCACGGGTGAACTGCCGTGGGAGGTGCAGGTGTGCGTGGATGTGGCGGTGTCGGTGGGGTTGCCCGCAGCACTGCTGCCGCTGTTTGCGGGACGGATGCGCTGGGCCGTGGACGAAGTGGACGACAGTCTGTGGCGCGGGTTGTGGGTGGTGCCGGTTGCGTTTCTGGCCGCAGCCACCGCGCTGTATATGCTGCGCTGGGCCGTGGAGCTGGACACGTCGTGGGCGCAGCTCACGTATGCGTTGGCCGGCCTTTTCCTGACGGCTCTTTTGGTGGTAGCGTACGCGTCGCTATTCGCCACGCTACAAAAATCGGCCGAGAACGAACGTCTGCGTGCTGAAGCCCAGGTGGCGGCCTTCCAGACGACACGCTACACAGCGCTGCGGGACCGCATGCGCGAGTCATCGCAGGCGCGCCACGACTTCCGTCATAAGTTGCTTGTGCTTGACGCGCTGGCCGACAAAGGCGACTTGGAGGGACTACGTGCGGCGCTGGCTGAATATGACGAGCTAGCCGCTCATGCACCCGAGCGAGGAACGCTGTGCGCGAACTTTGCCGTGGATGCCGTGGCGGCGCACTTTTTGGGACGCGCGAGAGCGGCAGGCATCAACGTGAGCTGCAGGCTCGACTTGCCCGAACGCTTGCCCGTCACCGAGTCCGACATGTGCATGGTATTGGCGAACTTGTTCGAAAACGCGGTGGAGGCAGCCGAGCGAATGGATGGGAGCGCAGGTGCGGAAGCTGACGCGACGCCGCACATCGCCGTGAACGCCACCGTACAGGGTACAGCCCTCGTGCTCAGCGTGGAGAACACCTGTGAGCCAGGCGAGGATCTGCCGCCAACGGAAGTGAGCGCCGCCATCGGCCTCCCGTCCGCAAAGCGCCCCGGCATGGGAGTGGGCCTGTCCTCGGCCACGTCCCTCGCCCACAAACACCACGGCGAAGTGCGGGTAGAACGCCAAGGCTCCACCTTCACCGCCAAAGCTGTTCTGCGGGGGTAG
- a CDS encoding putative ABC transporter permease, with protein MPLLSKEDELYGYAPDAPTFWRNLAVYFCVFSVVGHWMEIAYCSFMNLFGIVDADSLVWDDPFYPFLVYGIGTVVCTLVLMPLKIRLVARQRTLLRAGIQFYLVTVVVCLLMELVMGLMLNQPDAAGTYPLWDNSELPLNILGQAWLVNDLALGAVAMLYTWVIYPLCQKVLAKPPIRIMNTIAALIIGGFIVLCFVKFS; from the coding sequence GTGCCCCTGCTTTCGAAGGAAGATGAACTCTATGGCTATGCGCCCGACGCGCCGACATTCTGGCGCAATCTGGCCGTGTACTTCTGCGTGTTCAGCGTGGTTGGACACTGGATGGAAATCGCGTATTGCTCGTTCATGAACCTGTTCGGCATCGTGGATGCCGATTCTCTCGTGTGGGACGACCCGTTCTACCCGTTCCTCGTTTACGGCATCGGCACGGTGGTATGTACGCTCGTGCTCATGCCGCTGAAGATTCGCCTCGTGGCTCGGCAACGCACGCTTCTGCGCGCGGGGATACAGTTTTACCTGGTGACGGTCGTGGTCTGTCTGCTCATGGAGCTGGTGATGGGCCTCATGCTGAACCAGCCGGACGCGGCCGGAACCTATCCGTTATGGGACAACTCGGAGCTGCCGCTCAACATCCTTGGGCAGGCCTGGCTGGTGAATGACCTCGCGCTTGGGGCCGTCGCCATGCTCTACACCTGGGTCATCTACCCCCTTTGCCAAAAAGTGCTGGCGAAACCCCCCATCCGCATCATGAACACGATCGCCGCCCTGATCATAGGTGGCTTCATCGTGCTTTGCTTCGTGAAGTTTTCCTAA
- a CDS encoding response regulator transcription factor, translating into MDTPARILIIEDDVDINQLVAASLSKAGYACAQAFSGSEARLLLKATAAGAEDPFDLVITDLMLPGATGEELVTEIRAAGDAPIIVVSARTDAADKVALLQLGADDYLTKPFDLDELHARVAVQLRHATRNAGRSTAVLRFKDWTLDTEARTLTAAGQPVRLTRLEFGIIEALVRRPKKVFTKRELFEAAWHEECFVEEKAVTVHMSNIRSKLKPSGTDTYLETVWGIGFKLAE; encoded by the coding sequence ATGGACACTCCCGCGCGCATACTGATCATCGAAGACGACGTCGATATCAACCAGCTGGTGGCTGCCTCGCTTAGCAAGGCGGGTTACGCATGCGCCCAGGCGTTTTCCGGAAGCGAGGCACGCCTTCTACTGAAAGCCACCGCGGCCGGTGCGGAGGACCCGTTCGACCTCGTCATCACCGACCTTATGCTGCCGGGCGCAACCGGCGAAGAGCTCGTGACCGAAATTCGTGCGGCGGGCGACGCCCCCATCATCGTGGTGTCGGCGCGCACGGATGCCGCCGACAAGGTGGCGCTGCTGCAGCTGGGTGCCGACGACTACCTCACCAAGCCCTTCGACCTCGACGAGTTGCATGCCCGCGTGGCCGTGCAACTGCGCCATGCCACCCGCAACGCCGGACGCTCCACCGCCGTACTGCGCTTCAAAGACTGGACGCTCGACACAGAAGCCCGCACGCTCACGGCCGCTGGCCAGCCCGTACGACTCACGCGCCTGGAATTCGGCATCATCGAAGCCCTCGTGCGCCGACCCAAGAAGGTGTTCACCAAGCGCGAACTGTTCGAAGCAGCCTGGCACGAGGAATGCTTCGTGGAAGAAAAGGCCGTCACCGTACACATGAGCAACATCCGCAGCAAGCTGAAACCCTCCGGCACCGATACCTACCTGGAAACCGTTTGGGGCATCGGCTTCAAACTGGCAGAATGA
- a CDS encoding ATP-binding cassette domain-containing protein has product MDVVETYGLMKTFGGKTAVDHFDMHVSQGDIYGFVGRNGAGKTTVMRMLSGLAEPSGGEVRVFGTSPREAGTSRRIGVLIEAPGLYGSMSAYDNLMLKALALGLVDPKAKVRDLLDFTGLGAVGNKKTKHFSMGMKQRLGLALALLGDPDLLLLDEPLNGLDPEGAREIRQLIMQLNDQRGITVVISSHVLEQLGKMATRYGVIREGHMVRELSAAEVDQECSDFLQVEAANPTLALAVLQERFPALRFQSMPGGAIRAFGDVDAGMVGTVLNEQGIAVSGLYAHKRDLEEFFVEMMGAEYRG; this is encoded by the coding sequence GTGGACGTAGTAGAAACCTACGGGCTCATGAAGACGTTCGGCGGCAAAACGGCCGTCGACCACTTCGACATGCACGTCAGCCAAGGCGATATCTACGGGTTCGTAGGCCGCAACGGCGCAGGTAAAACCACGGTGATGAGGATGCTGTCCGGACTGGCGGAGCCAAGCGGAGGCGAGGTGCGCGTGTTCGGCACGTCACCGCGCGAGGCGGGAACGTCGCGGCGCATCGGCGTGCTCATCGAAGCGCCGGGGCTGTACGGCTCCATGAGCGCGTACGACAACCTCATGCTGAAGGCACTCGCGCTGGGTCTTGTGGACCCGAAGGCGAAGGTGCGCGACCTGCTCGACTTCACGGGCCTGGGTGCCGTGGGCAACAAAAAGACCAAGCACTTCTCCATGGGCATGAAGCAGCGCCTGGGCCTGGCCCTCGCCCTCCTGGGCGATCCCGACCTGCTTTTGCTCGACGAGCCACTGAACGGCCTCGACCCGGAAGGCGCACGGGAAATTCGCCAGCTCATCATGCAGCTGAACGACCAGCGTGGCATCACCGTCGTCATCAGCTCGCACGTGCTGGAGCAGCTAGGCAAGATGGCCACGCGCTACGGCGTCATCCGCGAAGGCCACATGGTGCGCGAGCTATCCGCCGCCGAAGTCGATCAGGAATGCAGCGACTTTCTGCAGGTGGAGGCCGCGAACCCGACGCTCGCGCTGGCCGTGCTGCAAGAGCGCTTCCCCGCCTTGCGCTTCCAGTCCATGCCGGGCGGCGCCATCCGCGCGTTTGGCGACGTGGACGCAGGTATGGTGGGCACGGTTCTCAACGAGCAGGGTATTGCGGTTAGCGGGCTGTACGCACACAAGCGTGACCTGGAGGAATTCTTCGTGGAAATGATGGGGGCTGAGTATCGTGGTTAA
- a CDS encoding ABC transporter permease: MYRLAHGKSLWIMLAIIVAMAVISSGLMAYIASPEFIQTLQSSSNVNIGFTDNAGPDASDYADAAEASAMMSGSMTPQALVGSVFLNGGGLSCLFAIFIAIFLAAEFESGFSKNVFTAQPNRLAFLVVRTVEIIALAAVFTLVTSCVTIGTAAIVGFNLIPTSALDLLLWGVLVTLAIAGFGMLTALVVWLTRKMSASLVIGILLAAGIATILFQVIALLVPSASFLLDFTLTGCLGSLSKGLGVAGGLGPVHILLVTAAFIVGSAAIGGLALQKKDV; encoded by the coding sequence ATGTACCGGCTCGCGCACGGCAAAAGCCTGTGGATCATGCTCGCCATCATTGTGGCCATGGCGGTGATTTCTTCGGGCCTCATGGCCTACATTGCAAGCCCCGAGTTCATACAAACCCTGCAATCGTCCAGTAACGTAAACATCGGCTTCACCGACAATGCCGGCCCGGACGCGAGTGACTACGCCGACGCAGCCGAGGCTAGCGCCATGATGTCAGGAAGCATGACGCCGCAGGCGCTTGTGGGCAGCGTGTTTCTGAACGGCGGCGGGCTGAGCTGCTTGTTCGCCATCTTTATCGCCATCTTCCTAGCAGCTGAATTCGAAAGCGGCTTCAGCAAAAACGTGTTCACCGCACAGCCAAATCGCCTGGCGTTTCTGGTGGTGCGCACGGTGGAAATTATCGCGCTGGCGGCGGTGTTCACCCTGGTGACGTCTTGCGTGACCATAGGAACGGCGGCGATTGTCGGTTTCAACCTCATCCCGACGTCCGCGCTTGATCTGCTGCTTTGGGGCGTGTTGGTGACGCTTGCCATTGCGGGCTTCGGCATGCTGACGGCGCTCGTGGTGTGGCTCACGCGCAAAATGTCAGCGAGTCTGGTCATTGGCATTTTGCTGGCTGCGGGTATTGCGACCATCCTGTTCCAAGTTATTGCCCTGTTGGTGCCGAGCGCCTCTTTCCTCCTGGACTTCACGCTTACGGGCTGCTTGGGCTCGCTCTCGAAGGGCCTCGGCGTGGCGGGCGGCCTCGGCCCGGTGCACATTCTGCTGGTGACCGCGGCCTTTATCGTGGGCAGCGCCGCAATTGGTGGCCTCGCGCTGCAGAAAAAGGACGTGTAA
- a CDS encoding HAMP domain-containing sensor histidine kinase, giving the protein MDLTACLPLVVLALAIAVVVLAVQLIRSERELRSIARFLAERDTASNTRVTIGVHTRGFVRLGQAVNRLIDRHQGERIAAEEGKRDLRRGLTYLSHDIRTPLAGAQGYAQLASEEHDPEARARYLDVVARRLDDVEGLLDQLYAYAQVQDPDYRVEREPVEVNEVLAEALASLYAQFKQRSWQPVIQLEDKPLVAPSNADALGRVFRNLAVNALRYGSEAPRIVQRGREVSFSNRVADPDSIDADRLFERFYQGSTARSSEGSGLGLAIVAELAKALSLGLAAHLEADELTITLTFPE; this is encoded by the coding sequence ATGGACCTGACGGCCTGTCTTCCCCTTGTTGTGCTCGCGCTCGCCATCGCCGTGGTGGTGCTGGCGGTGCAGTTGATCCGCTCAGAACGAGAGTTGCGCTCCATCGCGCGGTTCCTCGCTGAGCGCGACACGGCCAGCAACACACGCGTCACCATCGGGGTGCACACGCGCGGGTTCGTGAGGCTGGGGCAGGCCGTCAACCGTCTGATCGACCGTCATCAGGGCGAGCGGATTGCCGCGGAAGAAGGCAAGCGCGACCTGCGCCGCGGGCTCACCTACCTCTCCCACGACATCCGAACGCCGCTGGCCGGGGCACAGGGCTACGCGCAGTTGGCATCCGAGGAGCACGACCCCGAGGCGCGGGCGCGCTATCTGGATGTGGTCGCCCGCCGCCTCGACGATGTGGAGGGCCTGCTCGACCAGTTGTACGCCTATGCGCAGGTGCAGGATCCGGACTACCGAGTGGAGCGCGAACCGGTGGAGGTGAACGAAGTGCTGGCCGAGGCGCTGGCATCGCTGTATGCCCAGTTCAAGCAGCGCTCATGGCAGCCGGTCATCCAGCTTGAGGACAAGCCCCTCGTAGCCCCGTCAAACGCCGACGCCCTTGGCCGCGTGTTCCGCAACCTCGCCGTGAACGCCCTGCGCTACGGAAGCGAGGCCCCGCGCATAGTGCAGCGAGGCCGCGAAGTGTCGTTCTCGAACCGCGTGGCCGACCCCGACAGCATCGACGCCGACCGCCTGTTCGAACGCTTCTACCAAGGAAGCACCGCCCGCAGCAGCGAAGGTAGCGGCCTGGGCCTTGCCATCGTCGCCGAACTGGCGAAAGCCCTCAGCCTCGGCCTTGCCGCCCACCTCGAAGCGGACGAGCTCACCATCACCCTGACGTTCCCCGAATAA
- the ahpC gene encoding alkyl hydroperoxide reductase subunit C codes for MSMINKEIEDFSVQAFQNDDFITITKDDVMGHWSVFFFYPADFTFVCPTELEDLAALYDQFKAADCEIYSVSCDTHFVHKAWHDASENIKQLPYPMLADPTHKLADIFDVYIEEDGVAERGSFIVNPEGRIVCYEVNAGNIGRNAAELLRRVQASQFVAEHGDSVCPAGWMPGAEVLHPGIDLVGKL; via the coding sequence ATGTCGATGATCAACAAGGAGATCGAGGACTTCTCGGTTCAGGCGTTTCAGAACGACGACTTCATCACAATTACGAAGGACGATGTGATGGGGCATTGGAGCGTTTTTTTCTTCTATCCGGCGGACTTCACGTTTGTGTGCCCGACGGAGCTTGAGGACCTCGCGGCATTGTACGATCAGTTCAAGGCAGCAGATTGCGAGATCTATTCCGTGTCGTGCGACACGCATTTCGTCCACAAGGCGTGGCATGATGCGTCCGAGAATATCAAACAGCTGCCGTATCCGATGCTCGCCGACCCCACGCACAAGCTGGCTGACATCTTCGACGTGTACATCGAGGAAGATGGCGTAGCCGAACGCGGCAGCTTCATCGTGAACCCCGAGGGTCGCATTGTATGCTACGAGGTGAACGCGGGCAACATTGGTCGCAACGCCGCCGAGTTGCTGCGTCGCGTGCAGGCGAGCCAGTTTGTGGCCGAGCACGGCGACTCCGTATGCCCCGCCGGCTGGATGCCCGGCGCCGAAGTGCTCCACCCCGGCATCGACCTGGTAGGCAAGCTGTAG